From the genome of Eublepharis macularius isolate TG4126 chromosome 4, MPM_Emac_v1.0, whole genome shotgun sequence:
ATGAGAAACGGTTTTGGTGAGGGAGTTTTGTATTGAGTGACTACACGTTTGCATCTTCAACCGCTACTATATATAGGCTCACAACTGTTTTGCTCTCATGCTTAGTGCCCAGAGGTTTATGGCAGCAACCACAACTCTGCTTCAGAAGACTGCGCCactccatagaatcatagagttggaagggatctttcagaccatctagcccaatgcaggaacagtctaaagcatccctgagaaCAAGTATTTGTCGAGccacttcttgaagactgccaatgaggggtgtaacaaaatggttaccaggggtaaaatgagtgccagttgctgttaatctgtctttaaagaaaggggaggagatgttccccctgaggtttgatgggctgtggggccagggagaggcctgcaggagtcttggtgtgggacgcccttcttcctggactacaactcccagctgccctgggccaAGAAAGggtgggaaaaataaggggtggagccggaaCGGAGAGACTCAGCcaatcctgaggggaaaaagtcaGTCTCTTTCtcggttgaagaaggagaggctgctgctgctgggtgaaacccggttgcctaggccctaaatgtggagggcctgggaggcagaagaaaggaaataaagagagtctccttcttggttgaagaaggagaggctgctgctgctgggtgaaacccggttgcctaggccctaaatgtggagggcctgggaggcagaagaaaggaaataaagagagtctccttcttggttgaagaaggagaggctgctgctgctgggtgaaacccgggtgcctaggccctaaatgtggagggcctgggaggcagaagaaaggaaataaagagagtctccttcttggttgaagaaggagaggctcctgctgctgggtgaaacccgggtgcctaggccctaaatgtggagggcctgggaggcagaagaaaggaaataaagagagtctccttcttggttgaagaaggagaggctcctgctgctgggtgaaacccgggtgcctaggccctaaatgtggagggcttgggaggcagcacaaaggaaataaaaagtgaaccttccctcagaccaacccccccccccttaaggtagagtagggaacagtgtagggaaagcagacagcgattctcttcagtttgtttttctgctctatgagttctgaacaggggggtctacccctatgtgttgtgcctttacctgctttgtatatagtgctctgtatatagttaataaattatacttttttgaatataaagaacctggtggtgctctgactacgtaacctcccccacttggcacgctacaagaagggagggagcccgggagaacctgatcaggccagaccttggtgggttgccaattctccagggcccacccaaagattggggaattcacttcccagtaaggaacctcagccagaggggtctcattgcccctcagtcaggcagtgtacaattcagtgagtggtggcagcaacaaagaaggtgagccacgcccaccagggacggtgggaggcggatagcaggGCTAGCaagccattgacggcggctcagttgcccggactgagagccagtgcccgttccgccacaagggggaacccaccacatccctaggcaaccAGTTCCACTGTTGGTATCCACTGTTCATGATGTGCAAGTAGCCGTTTGCTTGCTGTATCCAGTGCTGACTTGTGAACTTCTCTTAGCACATAAAGCAGCCGCCCCAAAGCCTTTCTGCATGGTAAATGAAATCCTGCTGTGAACTATGGGTAGTTTAGGGTAGAATTTTAGTTATTGCACaccagagtgacatcatcatgattttatttatataccacttttcatgTTAAAATTCAAGAAAGTAGCCtcctttcagtattttttttactcAAACGGAACAAGCTGATTTGAAGTAGTGTCAAGAATTTCAGAATGAAACTTGCCAAGAACTGCAACGAAATCAAAATAATTACAGTTTTATGTTCTAGCACAGCTGAACAGCAGGGGGCACTGCaggagagcaagaaaaaagagtTTCAACTAGCAAACTGCTTTTCTTGACTCTCCAACCTCTGTTGTCCATCCAATGCAAGTTCCCATGTATTACAGCTGTTAGCTGTCTACTATGAGTTCAGCATTATTTGTCATTCTGTCAAGCCCTTTTCAGAAAGGAAGGAGCAGGAAGTGTTCCCGTTTTAGACAAGGGTTCCTCTTTAGAGAGATTACTGTTTCCTGGAGGTGCTGGCAAGAGGGAAGAAAATGATAACTGTTGGTGGTGGTTGTAATAATAATAGAATATATGGCCAAGCTGGGTCATATAACTGTAATTCCAATAGGGAAATGGAAACATGCAAGGGCTGGGCTAAGTTCAACAAAAGCATATGACACGTGGTGGCTGCATGAGATATAGCACTGCACTATCTTGCTTCCATCTCTAGCTTTTGCAGTTAACAGGGTTAATTGCCAGGCTCTGACTAGAAATTCCAGAGGGGCATGTAATAGTTTTTATTAAGACAAATCAAAACAGCGCAGAACAGTGTGTAAGCGTTTGCATTCTCTGGAATTCTTCATCAGACTGGATGTTTAAAAGAGACGCAGAGGAGAAAAAATGTTTCATGTCCTGTTCTTCAGGACCCTTGTCTGCATTCTGTATAGAATGCctgcagggctggttccaggttctGGGGGGCCCTGGGCAGGGATGGTGCCAGGTTTTCTtgtgcctgaggccagatacctgcacccaggggcagcttcaagggtgttgctgcccccacgtgtgcgcacccagactgcgtgatgacatcactgcacgtAACATCACGCAGGGGATGCTGCTGCGAGCTGGCCGCCCCATTGgtgaggcaggcagctgggatggtgcactgcgtgggtggcctcccagctttcCCACTCAGTTGTCCcgcaccgccctggccacctgctgtgcctggctggcccgcagctgtgtgctggcagtggcggcagcatggggcaactatATGggtggctgcctgctcagttgccccgcactgccactgccagcacatgctcctggccaggcacctgcgggccaggtgcggcaggcggccagggtggcacaTGGGAGTGGCTTctcagccctcccgttcagctgtcagtgctgccgccaccagccccaCGGCGCGTGCCCCCGCCCCTGGTCAGCactcgaggtggctgccagcACCGCCTCAATGCACGTGCCGGCCCTGGGCAGATAGTCCCAATTCCCCTGGAGTTCCAGTTAgtcccagttcccctggagaaaatggaggagaattttaTGAATCAACTAGATGTGACAGATTTGTCaatatttcctgaacatttccttcccctctctctcaGACTAgtctaactcacagggttgttgttttgatgacaaatggaggaggagagagtgcTACTATAAacagctttgggttcccattaagGAGAAGACCAGGGAATATacatctaaataaatagatataaacAAACAACCGTGGCCAAGAGAAACCAGTCATAAATTCATGAAAGAATTCCAGGTTTATGTGAACAAAAGGAGAACTGGTAGCTCCTCTAACGTCACAGTTCATTCCTCAAGAGAGGGCTCGTGTCAATCATCAAAACCACAATTCTATTCTAAAACAACAGAAGTCTGGGACAAAACAGGAAGCAGGGCCAGTCTGATAGGGGAATCTTACCCTGCTCCTGTTGAGTAACTCCTGCCCACCACTGTGTCCCTTCCCACTCCCAGAGAACCAGCTAAGGAGCAAGCACTTCTTTGGATGGACGGGACACACAAGGTATGGCACAACTGATTTGGGGGGTCAGCCacactttgggtttctgataGTTGTCCTGCAGACAAACACTGAGGCTGCTGGGCAGCATGGGAAGCAAAGGTACACAATCCACAGAGGCAAAGGAAGTTGAACACTCCCAGCCCTACTCAAAGAGGGGGTTCTCCTGAGTTTGTTCACAGGGCACACCTTAGTAGCAttatgggcttagaatggtgtaattctGCTGCAGATTGCACTGCCAGCCTCTTACTAGCTTGAGGGGAAGGAAGATAACCTTAAAATGATGGATAGGAGCCCAAATGGATCAGATGATCCTTTTTAAGGGGCCAGGATTGCTTTACCTGAAAATGTGCTTtgtgttattccaaaatattctGTCTTGCTCTATCAGCAGGACTCCCTCAATAAAACATCTCTGTATCATTTTGGATCCCTGGAATGGGAAGTTTTCTAAGAATCTTGTTAGTAAGAAAGAAGTCAGTGGCCCACACGAGAAATTATGTGCCCGTCACTCACAAACTGGCCCCTTGACCTAGCCACATTGAGTCGTGCTACCATAACTTCCAGATCATACTACTATAACTCTCAGTGTGGGCTACCTTTGAAGATACAAAATGTTGCAACAAGATTTCTGTCTGGGATCAGCCACTTAGATATAAAACTTCAATGCTGTGTTAGTTGTGCCGGTTACCTATTTGCTTccgggcccaattcaaagtgctggttattacCTTGTAAGCCCTTTAAGCCTAGAGTTTATTTTGCTTACCAATTGTTCTGTTGTATTTTATGCATTTGCTTTTTGTTCTtgctttgttagccaccttgagacCAAGGAGATAAGATGGGATacttatttttaaacaaacaaacacatactCAATCATATGCAAATTCCTTTTAGAGTGTTTTCACACTTGGTGTTTCCTCAAAGGTTAAAGAACAGTTCCCTCTAAGTTCTTGGTTTTGCTTGGCAGATGTGGCAAAATGGCACACATCCTTCATGGGAGATCTCCCCTTCAGTCAAGACCTCAAGACCCTCCTCTAACAGTTCGGCACCTTTACAATGTGTGGCTGAAGCAGAGTTCCAGCACCTGCTCCTTCCAATCACATACAGTACGGTTTGTGTGCTGAGCTTAGCCTCTAATGGTGTGGCCTTGTGGAGCTGCTGGGCCAGTCGGGCCCGGGCCCCACCTGTCATGATCTTCATCTATAACCTCATTGCCATTGACCTGCTGTTTGCGTTGTCCCTACCATTACAGGCTGTGTATCATGTGAGAAACAATGACTGGCCTTTTGGCGAGAATCTGTGTAAAGCCACCAATGCACTTTTCCTGGCCAATATGTTCAGCTGCACCCTTTTCCTGGCCTGCATCTGCCTGGAGCGTTATCTGGCAGTCATTCACCCTGTCCGCTACCTGCGCTTGAGGTGGCCCCTCTGTCGAGTGCTTCTGTCCTTGGCTATCTGGACTGTGATAGGGATTGGACTACTGACAATCTTCTCCAGGAGCTCTGTGACCAGTCAGTTCCCAAATGGGAATACAGCCTGCATGGAGAACTTCCCAGCTCATGTATGGAGTGGATGTCTGGCAGGCATGGTTCTAGCCTCCTCTGCACTGGGTTTCTTTGTGCCTTTCCTCACCATTGTCATCTGTTCTGTAGTGATTGCCCAGCGCATTGTTCATCTAAGCCATGGCTCAGCTCAGGCTTCTTCACTGCGGAGGCACTCTCTCTGCACTCTACTGATGGTGACCACCCTGCTCACACTCTGCTTTCTGCCATTCCATGTCATCTATACACTACACACGCTTGGCCGGATTGGAGTCCTGTCTTCTCCAGGGCTTCTGCAGTTCACTTGTTCAGCCCAACGAGCTACCATGGCTCTTGCTAGTATCAATAGTGCTCTTGATCCATTGGTCTACTACTTCAACATGGAACCTGCCCACTGGAAACTGTCCTGCTGTCGCACAATCCTTCAGCACCTGAAGTGTTCACATGGGGCTAGCCCCACAGAGGAGGTGCATCAGAAGCATGACTTAGAGGGAGAGATCTTGCCTAAGGCCCGTTTCCAAAGCAACATCTGACTTCTATTGGAACTCCCACCACCAAATGGTATTatccaccacaccacactgggaaCAGGATCAACCAGTAGAATGGCATCTGGACTTGGGGAGGACAAGAAGATGGAACAAGATGGTTCAGTCTTCTTGCTAGGATAGCTTTGGTACAGCTAAGAGTCCTGCAGGATGGGAATGCTGGCAGCAAAAGGCCTATAACCTGGATTTGGCCAAAACTCAATTATAGGAGAATGAATTAGGGTGTTCTCAGAGTCCCAAGATCAAGCAAGGTCTGTAGCCAAAGGGACAATTTGAACACAATggtagcaaagcagaccttgagagcAGTGCAGTCAAGCAAGGAGTCCAGACAGAGTGAGGCAGATGTATGATCTGAAAAACAACACAGAAGCATGCTTATTGTACAAACAAGGCTGAAGAGAGGACATTTGATAGAAAATCATAGAGAATGTACAGTGGAGTTTATTAAACTCAACAGTTTATTGACTTACAATTTTGAGGTTAATTGTGCAAAGTTCTTGTCCCAAATTTAGAAGGATTAGGGGGTGGGATAGGTAAACACTTGCAAAGATCGGATCTAGAAATACTCTAGAGTAAATTGATTAATTTCTTGCATTTGTGGCATGAAGACTACAGCTGGACCTTAAACCCTGGATACTGCTGCTAAGCATGCATGATGCATCCAGGAACACTGGGAACAAAGGAAACAAAGTTACAGCAGCATCAAGGACCCCAGGAACCATTTCAAATGGAACCAGGTCCCTAATGCAGTCTAATTAAAAATGTAATTGGGGGGGGGACTCCCAAAATCTGGAGGGGGTGGGTTTCATAGATAATTTTTTATGGATTCCAAATATAGTCCtgtactatatttattatatctTGGATGTTCCATATGATTTGATATGAGAAATAAAGGTCAGTATCACTAGCACCAGCCGTTGGATGCTGGATATGTGGCATTGGAGGGTCTGATTATTGtgaacaaagcctgttgtgggggaaaatactgttgatatctaagtgtcaaaagccagtgtgcagaggctttagatcagaacgatcagtatgacaggtagacacatcaggtgacagagagtcagatggttaacttaagagtcaggagaccatgaagtgaatgactcagctaaactcatgcatgtatctgattgggtgtctacatgtatatatagctaccatgtacagtatggttggggcttcttgcaagtccaggtgtaggcgaagcactttgtctctctggactgtaaacttgtatatattgctctttatccacctataaataaattgtattatacacctttgctaaactaacaaggtgtggactctttgtggatcctccttagaccggtgcagtcacgctgaatacacactatccaacagggttatgggcccagatagactgcgccaaggaggctgctgaggaggctctactgaagtagcgacgcaacagagtcggtggtggatgttggcacctgacggccacgatccctcggaggaggaattattggcggtggaaagtgtcagtgaccaggaggaggaggaggcaaacgagctccctcagaccggtgcagaagcaagtatggcacagagtacggtcgtgttggtggagaagctgacctccgtgaactactccatttggtcgttgcgtatggagcattttctaaagagagaggggctgtggaaaagtgtcagcaacccccccagcagcccccaatgatgcggaaaagattgcagatgagcgtgctttagctcatatcgtgctggctgtgggagatgaccaattgcttcacatcagggattcggctaccagttcaaaggcctggcaagatttgaagctgatccatgccagaacatcagcagggtcattaattatgctgacacgtcgcctctacagacttgctctcaagccgggggagagcatgcagaagcatataaacagtttgacggaatgtttccagcaactggctgctcgtggaaagcccacggaggactctgataaggcatacattctattatcaagtgtgcctgatgtatattttcctcttattgcaagccttgagagcctggagccagataaactcacttattcctatgttacgtctcgtcttcttgaggaagaggctcgtgtttcaacatacggaggctggcattcaaggacggagcaacgagcagacggaggggcccatcgaggggtttcagccactgacggcggaggagttgctaacaagcagcgggaggtcacccagctgtcagcagcagccgtgagaagatgttacagctgcggctccacttctcaccttcgtcgtttttgcccggacaggagaagaaaacaacagaagcagaggcaaggacgtgtacaggagcctTGAATTCCAGAtgaacatgcgaggctggtcactgcatctactgcaAATAAGTGTTCCCAATGACTATTGGATAGTGGCGCTACTGAGTCCTTTTCACACTCAGAGGAGGTGCTGTATGATTTACAACAaagcaacctgcagtccgtgttgttggcagatgggagaggaTCTCCAGTGAGTGCTATGGGAACCGTacggtttacagctctggaggaggactttgcgcctgtatattgtgttccctctttggaccataatctattatcagtaagtaggttgacccaaaaggggtttgaggtccggtttgtgggggacaaatgccaaataagcaaagctggcaaggTTCTGGTGAACGGGGAACTgagaaacaatgtttatattgtagagaataggcaggcaaaggctgacacggttacaaacaagtgtagccatgacaattgtgtgcatttattgcacaggcgtttagggcacgctagctttggggttataaacaaaactctaacactcctgaagggagaaaaggtgtcaagctgctcagagttcctagactgcactgtttgcaaagcagtcaaaacaaaggcattccctgtagctaagaaaagtggccgggtgtctacaaagccacttgaattaattcacatggatctgattggtccattccccaaaagccattctcaaaattgttatgccctggtcctaacggatgattttagccggtactgtatgtatgtatgttatgaaacacaagtctcaaacttttgatttgtttaaggtttgggcaaaaagggtacaaaaacagttggggctggacataaaggccatccagtctgaccaagggggggaattcatgtctgcacaattctctcactggtgtgataaatatggtgttttgcacagggtagcaaatacaagtgtgccacaagaaaatggtctggcagaaaggcatggtgccattatacaagaaaaaatggctgctatgttagctgatgctggtttgccaaaaacttactgggctgaggcaattatttgtgcctgttatgtggtaaatcgtctgtggtcccgtgctgtgaatgaaataccttttaggttacttttcaacagggaccctaatctaaagttactaagggtgtttggcatgacttcttgggtgcatatccctttaaaacagcggagaaaagggggcccaaaagcctctaagatgatattcattggataccagagtggcatgaaggcctacaggtttaccaatgaaaacaaaaaggtatcttaTAGCCGCTCCGCAAGTGTATGT
Proteins encoded in this window:
- the LOC129327615 gene encoding uracil nucleotide/cysteinyl leukotriene receptor-like, with protein sequence MRQPDLQEVHHGGKPRPASVVEQARALLWRKAQMSQPDLQEVHHGGKPRPASVVEQPMWQNGTHPSWEISPSVKTSRPSSNSSAPLQCVAEAEFQHLLLPITYSTVCVLSLASNGVALWSCWASRARAPPVMIFIYNLIAIDLLFALSLPLQAVYHVRNNDWPFGENLCKATNALFLANMFSCTLFLACICLERYLAVIHPVRYLRLRWPLCRVLLSLAIWTVIGIGLLTIFSRSSVTSQFPNGNTACMENFPAHVWSGCLAGMVLASSALGFFVPFLTIVICSVVIAQRIVHLSHGSAQASSLRRHSLCTLLMVTTLLTLCFLPFHVIYTLHTLGRIGVLSSPGLLQFTCSAQRATMALASINSALDPLVYYFNMEPAHWKLSCCRTILQHLKCSHGASPTEEVHQKHDLEGEILPKARFQSNI